The following proteins are co-located in the Flavobacterium sp. CECT 9288 genome:
- a CDS encoding DNA topoisomerase IV translates to MKKIVVLLPLLVLTSCYDMERNCKDFKTGKFKFEYEVDGVKKTALFERNDSIEIETFEGKTDTASIRWVNDCEYVLQKLSPKNMAEEKAIGMKIVTTTKNSYTFEFGMVGSDVKQKGTVTKIAD, encoded by the coding sequence ATGAAAAAAATAGTAGTGCTCCTACCCTTACTGGTCTTGACTTCTTGCTATGATATGGAAAGAAATTGTAAGGATTTTAAAACCGGAAAATTCAAGTTTGAATATGAAGTAGACGGTGTAAAAAAAACGGCTTTATTTGAACGAAATGACAGCATAGAGATTGAAACTTTTGAAGGAAAAACAGATACGGCATCTATACGCTGGGTGAATGACTGCGAATATGTTTTGCAAAAATTAAGTCCAAAAAACATGGCCGAAGAAAAAGCGATAGGCATGAAAATAGTGACTACTACAAAAAATTCTTATACCTTTGAATTTGGGATGGTAGGATCTGATGTGAAACAAAAAGGTACTGTAACCAAAATTGCTGATTAA
- a CDS encoding DUF6095 family protein: protein MATNRELLSKGVRYLAGALPLLFLGPTIIHNAFMNKQNIWHYLVLSVGVIVCFIAMYLMYVGLKTIMKSLFND from the coding sequence ATGGCTACAAATAGAGAATTATTATCAAAAGGAGTACGATACTTAGCGGGCGCATTACCATTGTTGTTTTTAGGCCCAACTATAATTCATAATGCTTTTATGAACAAGCAAAACATTTGGCATTACCTAGTATTAAGCGTTGGGGTGATTGTTTGTTTTATTGCCATGTACCTAATGTATGTAGGGTTAAAAACAATTATGAAAAGCTTATTTAACGACTAA
- a CDS encoding pentapeptide repeat-containing protein, which yields MKNNIQLQKTFEKTNPFDSAVSNPEFEECTFINCDLANAVLSNTTFMDCVFIDCNLSMSKLSGASLKGVHFKNCKLLGILFEECDDFLFQVEFEECILDYASFTNKKMPKTKFISCSLKEVNFSETNLTGTIFDGSSLQNAIFSNTQLAGADFTKATDYSIDPEFNPMKKAKFSTQGIGGLLDKYDIKIH from the coding sequence ATGAAAAACAATATTCAACTTCAAAAAACATTTGAAAAAACAAATCCGTTTGACAGTGCTGTTAGCAACCCCGAATTTGAAGAATGTACTTTTATAAACTGTGATTTGGCCAATGCTGTTTTGTCTAATACCACTTTTATGGATTGCGTTTTTATAGACTGTAATTTATCTATGAGCAAATTATCTGGTGCTAGTTTAAAAGGAGTACACTTTAAAAACTGTAAACTACTTGGGATTTTATTTGAAGAATGTGATGATTTTTTATTTCAAGTGGAGTTTGAAGAATGCATTTTAGATTATGCCTCTTTTACCAATAAAAAGATGCCTAAAACCAAGTTTATTTCTTGTTCGTTAAAAGAAGTTAATTTTTCTGAAACTAATTTAACAGGTACTATTTTTGATGGTAGTTCATTACAGAATGCCATATTTAGCAATACGCAATTAGCTGGAGCTGATTTTACTAAAGCCACAGATTACAGCATAGATCCAGAGTTCAATCCGATGAAAAAAGCAAAGTTTTCAACGCAAGGAATTGGTGGTTTATTAGACAAATATGACATTAAAATACACTAA
- a CDS encoding TerC family protein: MEIFLNPDAWVALLTLTFLEIVLGIDNIIFISIATGKLPVEQRKKATKIGMFLAMFMRIALLFGINLLIQMKEPWFHIDLSWFSAGITGQSLILFGGGLFLIYKSTNEIREKVDEKGHEEKELGKAATKSFQNVIFQIILIDLVFSFDSILTAVGMTNGVEGALYIMITAVIISVLVMMQFAVPVGNFVNKHPSIQILGLSFLILIGMMLLTESAHLSNALIFGSHVTPVPKGYLYFAISFSLLVEVLNMKMNKSKSK, translated from the coding sequence ATGGAAATATTTTTAAATCCTGATGCTTGGGTAGCCTTATTAACTTTGACTTTTCTTGAAATTGTTTTAGGAATTGACAACATCATTTTCATCTCTATTGCTACTGGAAAATTACCGGTAGAACAACGTAAAAAAGCCACTAAAATAGGAATGTTCTTGGCAATGTTCATGAGAATAGCGCTTTTGTTTGGTATTAATTTATTAATTCAAATGAAAGAGCCGTGGTTTCATATTGATTTGAGTTGGTTTTCGGCAGGAATTACGGGTCAAAGTCTGATTCTTTTTGGTGGTGGATTATTTTTGATTTACAAAAGTACCAACGAAATTAGAGAGAAAGTAGACGAAAAAGGACATGAAGAGAAAGAGCTTGGAAAAGCGGCTACTAAATCATTTCAAAACGTTATTTTTCAAATTATCTTGATTGATTTGGTTTTTTCATTTGATAGTATTTTAACTGCTGTGGGAATGACCAATGGCGTTGAAGGTGCACTTTATATTATGATTACTGCTGTGATTATATCGGTACTTGTGATGATGCAGTTTGCAGTTCCTGTTGGTAATTTTGTAAACAAACATCCGTCGATTCAAATACTTGGGCTTTCATTTTTGATTTTAATAGGTATGATGTTGCTTACAGAAAGTGCTCATTTATCTAACGCTTTAATCTTTGGAAGTCACGTAACACCAGTACCAAAGGGCTATTTGTACTTTGCTATTTCGTTCTCATTATTAGTAGAAGTTCTGAATATGAAAATGAATAAGAGCAAGAGTAAATAG
- a CDS encoding DUF4411 family protein: MKKYLLDSNIFIQAHRMYYPFDVFPSYWNKLIELSDSGIIISIDKVKKELCDNSNQDQLSLWCNETINNSFFCDSTICIDKYSEIAVWTANHPHFLQSAKDEFLSTDLADPWLIAYAMKNDCIIVTHEISQPQRRNRIKIPEPCMHFGINYLTPIQMLRELYQTL, translated from the coding sequence ATGAAAAAGTACTTATTAGATAGTAATATTTTTATTCAAGCTCATCGAATGTATTATCCGTTCGATGTTTTTCCAAGTTATTGGAATAAACTTATTGAATTATCAGATAGTGGCATTATTATAAGTATTGACAAAGTAAAAAAAGAACTTTGTGATAATTCTAATCAGGACCAATTATCTCTATGGTGTAATGAAACAATTAATAATTCATTTTTCTGCGATTCAACAATTTGTATAGATAAATATTCTGAAATAGCAGTATGGACAGCTAACCATCCTCATTTTCTACAAAGTGCAAAAGACGAATTTCTTTCTACAGATTTAGCTGACCCTTGGCTCATTGCTTATGCAATGAAAAATGATTGTATTATCGTAACACATGAAATAAGCCAACCACAAAGAAGAAATAGAATTAAAATCCCGGAACCCTGTATGCATTTTGGAATAAATTATTTAACTCCTATACAGATGTTAAGAGAGCTATATCAGACCCTATAA